The following are from one region of the Mycolicibacterium helvum genome:
- a CDS encoding TetR/AcrR family transcriptional regulator produces MPHTASRGPGRPPAAKAAETRERIMRAAREVFSELGYDAATFQAIAIRADLTRPAINHYFASKRLLYQEVVDQTNALVIEAAVQQSQREGTLAGRIRAFIGAVVQAEGQDRSVAAFLVTAVLEAERHPELAESNHDSREFTRGYIKAAIRDAIESGEVRSDIDIEAAAEMFMAVMWGLGFYAGFVDDNERLVAITDQFLELLNGKAWHAG; encoded by the coding sequence GTGCCGCATACAGCGAGTCGGGGCCCGGGTCGCCCCCCAGCAGCTAAGGCCGCGGAAACGCGCGAGCGCATCATGCGCGCCGCCCGTGAGGTGTTCAGCGAATTGGGTTATGACGCTGCCACCTTTCAGGCAATCGCCATCCGTGCCGACCTGACTAGACCCGCCATCAATCACTACTTCGCCAGCAAACGGCTGCTGTACCAAGAGGTGGTCGATCAGACCAACGCGTTGGTCATCGAGGCCGCCGTCCAGCAGTCGCAGCGTGAGGGGACGCTGGCCGGACGGATCCGCGCTTTCATCGGCGCTGTGGTGCAGGCCGAGGGCCAGGATCGCTCGGTTGCTGCGTTCCTGGTGACGGCGGTGCTGGAAGCCGAGCGACATCCGGAGCTGGCCGAGTCCAACCACGATTCGCGAGAGTTCACCCGCGGATACATCAAGGCCGCCATCCGGGACGCCATCGAGTCAGGCGAAGTCCGATCCGACATCGATATCGAGGCGGCTGCCGAGATGTTCATGGCCGTGATGTGGGGCCTGGGCTTCTACGCCGGATTCGTGGACGACAACGAGCGCTTGGTGGCGATCACCGACCAGTTCCTGGAGTTGCTCAACGGCAAGGCCTGGCACGCCGGTTAG
- a CDS encoding aldehyde dehydrogenase family protein codes for MTVQITNDQATDGGAAGVLADVRRVFNGGRTRSLMWRSEQLRAMERMCEEREPEIAEALASDLGRSSFEAWLGDIGSTKAEAAFARKHLKKWVKPQRYGLPLAQLPGKAWVQFDPLGVILVIGPWNYPFYLCMAPVVAAIAAGNAVVIKPSELAPATSALIARLVPEYLDADAIRVVQGDAAVTQDLMAQGFDHALFTGGTEIGRKIMAAAAPTLTPVTLELGGKSPVVVLADADLDVAARRIAWIKMLNSGQTCIAPDYVLADRTIAAELADKIVATIAAFRAEEKDPSLRIVNERQFDRLVSLISATSGTVVTGGGSDRAALRIEPTVIVNPAADDPVMSDEIFGPILPIVAVDSPDAAVAFVNARPKPLALYVFTASQQVARDLVDRIPSGGAVVNHVAVHCLVPQLPFGGVGASGMGAYHGKWGFEALSHRRAVLAKSTKLDLKLMYPPYTDRAIRLMRKVM; via the coding sequence ATGACCGTTCAGATCACCAATGACCAAGCCACCGACGGGGGTGCCGCTGGCGTGCTGGCTGATGTCCGCCGGGTGTTCAACGGCGGCCGCACCCGCTCGCTGATGTGGCGATCCGAGCAGCTGCGTGCCATGGAGCGGATGTGCGAGGAGCGCGAGCCGGAAATCGCCGAGGCGTTGGCCAGCGACCTGGGCCGGTCCTCGTTCGAGGCATGGCTCGGCGACATCGGCTCGACGAAGGCCGAAGCCGCTTTCGCCCGCAAGCACCTGAAGAAGTGGGTGAAGCCGCAGCGGTATGGGCTTCCGCTCGCGCAATTGCCCGGTAAGGCCTGGGTGCAGTTCGACCCGCTGGGCGTGATCTTGGTGATCGGGCCGTGGAACTACCCCTTCTATCTGTGCATGGCGCCGGTGGTGGCTGCGATCGCCGCCGGAAACGCCGTGGTGATCAAGCCCTCGGAGTTGGCGCCGGCCACATCAGCGCTGATCGCGCGGCTGGTTCCGGAGTACCTGGACGCCGACGCCATCCGGGTGGTGCAGGGCGATGCTGCGGTCACTCAGGACCTGATGGCGCAGGGCTTCGACCATGCACTGTTCACCGGGGGTACCGAGATCGGCCGCAAGATCATGGCCGCTGCCGCACCGACGTTGACGCCGGTGACCCTGGAGTTGGGCGGCAAGAGCCCGGTGGTCGTGCTCGCCGACGCTGACCTCGACGTGGCGGCCCGCCGGATCGCCTGGATCAAGATGCTGAACTCGGGTCAGACCTGCATCGCCCCGGACTACGTGCTGGCCGACCGCACGATCGCCGCCGAACTGGCCGACAAGATCGTGGCGACGATCGCCGCGTTCCGCGCCGAAGAGAAGGATCCGTCGCTGCGGATCGTCAACGAGCGGCAGTTCGACCGGCTGGTGTCACTGATCAGCGCGACCAGCGGCACCGTTGTCACCGGCGGCGGCTCGGATCGCGCGGCGCTGCGGATCGAGCCGACGGTGATCGTCAACCCGGCCGCCGACGACCCGGTGATGTCCGACGAGATCTTCGGCCCAATCCTGCCGATCGTCGCGGTGGATTCGCCAGACGCTGCCGTCGCGTTCGTCAACGCCCGGCCCAAGCCGCTGGCGCTGTACGTCTTCACCGCCTCGCAGCAGGTGGCTCGGGACCTGGTCGACCGGATACCGTCCGGCGGTGCGGTGGTCAACCACGTGGCGGTGCACTGCCTTGTTCCGCAACTTCCGTTCGGCGGTGTCGGGGCCAGCGGGATGGGCGCCTATCACGGCAAGTGGGGCTTCGAAGCGCTCAGCCACCGTCGCGCTGTGTTGGCTAAATCGACCAAACTGGATTTGAAACTGATGTACCCGCCTTACACTGATCGGGCGATCAGGCTCATGCGTAAGGTGATGTAG
- a CDS encoding TetR/AcrR family transcriptional regulator, whose protein sequence is MATVANREAYFETGLEVLADVGYGGLKLAEVCNRLGVTTGSFYHYFSSWPAYTRDLVSYWVQDRTIRLIGAIREVSDPRRRIEAIIQVGLSLPHGAEAAIRSWSSVDPHVLAVQSEVDRQRYKILYDSAIEIVDDTRQAQVYASWAVYVFIGYEQATLPREPGMFGWIARYMLDALDSGSFAGVPR, encoded by the coding sequence ATGGCCACCGTTGCCAACCGAGAGGCATACTTCGAGACCGGCCTCGAAGTTCTCGCTGACGTGGGTTACGGCGGACTCAAACTTGCCGAAGTGTGCAACCGGCTCGGCGTGACGACCGGATCGTTCTACCACTACTTCTCAAGTTGGCCGGCCTACACCCGAGACCTGGTGTCGTACTGGGTCCAGGACCGGACGATCCGGCTGATCGGCGCGATCCGCGAGGTGTCCGACCCACGTCGCCGCATCGAGGCGATCATCCAGGTCGGTCTATCTCTGCCGCACGGCGCCGAGGCCGCCATCCGGTCGTGGAGCTCGGTTGACCCGCACGTGCTGGCGGTGCAATCCGAGGTGGACCGGCAGCGGTACAAGATCCTCTATGACTCGGCAATCGAAATCGTCGACGACACCCGCCAGGCGCAGGTCTACGCATCCTGGGCGGTTTACGTCTTCATCGGCTACGAGCAGGCCACCCTGCCGCGCGAACCGGGGATGTTCGGCTGGATCGCCCGCTACATGCTCGACGCGCTGGACTCGGGCAGTTTCGCCGGCGTGCCGCGGTGA
- a CDS encoding FUSC family protein gives MSPAALWRRAVERVRTRDPENDGARRALRAAIVVPIAAAVSFALGGGSQTPMFTIFGSIALLIVVDFPGNMNTRALAYGGLGFNGAVLISLGTVAAPIPWLAVTLMFIIGVAVVFSGVLSEIVAAGQRATLLTFVLPVCTPVGPLGERLFGWLIALVICVPAALFLFPPRHHGELRQHAAAVCAVLADRIEGTASANDVTTAMDALRANFLGVAHRPVALTAGSRALVRVVDDLQWLCDRVGGDTGELLGPMREPVVAVLRDCARVLRITQPGARATERAQLARALIDSRTVAIGSYRQDIVDILAEPDDDEAVALGRTLLNRRTIGAAIGVTGRLIASAAAADARPVWARVLGRQLPETGIAERVYSETEAVTTLTSGHLATRSVTARNSLRTGLGLALAVLVTFVFPVQHGFWVVLGALSVLRSSALTTGTTVVRAVTGTVIGFILGAIVIELLGTDPKVMWMLLPLVAFGSAYVPEIGSFTASQAAFTMMVLIVFNVIVPSGWAVGLIRIEDVVVGASVGVVVSLLLWPRGAKTAVQQAIDTAREVGSRYLRVAVLRVTRGAFEHAENRVNSLSHDALTASRTLDDAVRQYLSESGGPTDSRAPVVRSASRAVRLRAAADLIADIVPPPLGVYPRARAVLEAHAAALCARFDGSGGTGLAAPISDDLVPALRAEAGEGELAVSAALPLVTAAANIGELELTYPPAVAAEPAAA, from the coding sequence GTGAGCCCGGCTGCCTTGTGGCGGCGGGCGGTTGAGCGGGTTCGGACACGCGACCCTGAGAACGACGGTGCGCGGCGTGCGCTGCGGGCTGCCATCGTCGTGCCGATCGCCGCGGCGGTCAGCTTCGCCCTCGGCGGAGGGTCCCAGACGCCGATGTTCACCATCTTCGGGTCGATCGCGCTGCTGATCGTCGTGGACTTTCCCGGCAATATGAACACCCGGGCGCTGGCCTACGGCGGGTTGGGCTTCAACGGTGCGGTGCTGATCAGCCTGGGCACCGTGGCAGCGCCGATCCCCTGGCTTGCGGTCACGCTGATGTTCATCATCGGGGTGGCAGTCGTGTTTTCCGGCGTGCTCAGCGAGATCGTCGCCGCCGGGCAGCGGGCGACCTTGCTGACCTTCGTGCTTCCGGTGTGCACGCCGGTGGGCCCGCTCGGCGAGCGGCTGTTCGGCTGGCTGATCGCTCTGGTGATCTGCGTGCCGGCCGCGCTGTTCCTCTTTCCCCCGCGCCACCACGGCGAGCTGCGCCAGCATGCCGCCGCGGTCTGTGCGGTGCTTGCCGACCGGATCGAGGGCACCGCATCGGCAAACGACGTCACCACCGCGATGGACGCCTTGCGGGCCAATTTCCTCGGGGTGGCCCACCGCCCGGTGGCGCTGACCGCGGGCAGCCGCGCACTCGTCCGGGTCGTCGACGACCTGCAGTGGCTGTGCGACCGGGTCGGCGGTGACACCGGCGAGCTGCTCGGGCCGATGCGCGAACCGGTGGTTGCGGTGCTACGGGACTGCGCCCGGGTCCTGCGGATCACCCAGCCGGGTGCCCGGGCCACCGAACGCGCGCAGTTGGCCAGGGCATTGATCGACTCACGGACCGTCGCGATCGGCAGCTACCGGCAGGACATCGTGGACATCCTCGCCGAGCCCGATGACGACGAAGCCGTAGCGCTGGGGCGCACGCTGCTCAACCGGCGCACCATCGGCGCCGCGATCGGGGTCACCGGGCGGCTGATCGCCAGCGCAGCGGCGGCTGACGCGCGACCCGTGTGGGCGCGGGTACTGGGGCGCCAGCTTCCGGAGACCGGGATCGCCGAGCGGGTCTACTCCGAGACCGAAGCGGTCACCACGCTCACCAGCGGGCATCTTGCGACCCGTTCGGTCACGGCCCGCAACAGCCTGCGCACCGGGCTGGGGCTGGCACTGGCGGTACTCGTCACGTTCGTGTTCCCGGTCCAGCACGGTTTCTGGGTGGTCCTGGGTGCGTTGTCGGTGCTGCGTAGCAGCGCCCTGACCACCGGTACTACCGTCGTGCGGGCGGTCACCGGCACGGTAATCGGTTTCATCCTCGGCGCGATCGTGATCGAGCTACTCGGCACCGACCCGAAGGTGATGTGGATGCTGTTGCCGCTGGTGGCATTCGGCTCGGCCTATGTGCCCGAGATCGGTTCCTTCACGGCCAGCCAGGCCGCGTTCACCATGATGGTGCTGATCGTGTTCAACGTGATCGTTCCGAGCGGCTGGGCCGTCGGCCTGATCCGGATCGAGGACGTCGTAGTGGGCGCTTCGGTGGGTGTTGTCGTATCGCTGCTGCTGTGGCCGCGCGGGGCCAAAACTGCGGTGCAGCAGGCGATCGACACGGCACGTGAAGTGGGCTCCCGCTATCTGCGGGTCGCGGTTCTGCGCGTCACCCGCGGAGCTTTCGAACACGCCGAGAACCGGGTGAACTCGCTGAGCCACGATGCGCTCACGGCGTCACGGACTCTGGATGACGCAGTGCGCCAATACCTTTCCGAAAGTGGCGGCCCGACAGACTCCCGAGCGCCCGTGGTGCGGTCGGCCAGCCGCGCGGTCCGACTGCGCGCCGCAGCCGACCTGATCGCCGACATCGTGCCGCCGCCGCTGGGGGTATACCCGCGGGCGCGGGCAGTGCTCGAGGCCCATGCCGCCGCGCTCTGCGCCCGCTTCGACGGCAGCGGCGGAACCGGGCTGGCCGCCCCCATCAGTGACGATCTGGTGCCCGCGCTGCGAGCCGAGGCCGGCGAGGGCGAGCTGGCCGTGTCGGCGGCGCTGCCGCTGGTCACCGCGGCAGCCAACATCGGTGAGCTGGAGCTGACCTATCCGCCGGCGGTGGCGGCCGAGCCGGCAGCCGCCTGA
- a CDS encoding pirin family protein, which translates to MPAVTADTLSLPRVGAAAATDTERPVRSVTTGPRGFEGEGFPVVRAFAGVSAADLDPFVHMDQMGEVEYSPGEPRGTDWHPHRGFETVTYMIDGRFAHQDSHGGGGLIADGATQWMTAGAGILHIETPPAELVESGGLFHGIQLWVNLPRKDKFTQPRYQSIEGPAVRLLSSADGGALVRVIAGEVDGWAGPGVTHTPITLAHISIEPGAQLNLAWPRDYNALVYVLSGRGTVGPVRNPIQQGQLAVLGPGDRITVAADSGQDSNRGAMEVLLLGGRPIREPVFHYGPFVMNSKSEVIQALDDFNAGRFGAIPPGALMPHRAGRG; encoded by the coding sequence ATGCCAGCAGTCACCGCAGACACGTTGTCCTTGCCGCGGGTAGGCGCAGCCGCCGCGACCGATACCGAACGGCCCGTCAGGTCCGTCACCACCGGACCGCGCGGGTTCGAAGGCGAAGGCTTTCCCGTCGTGCGCGCGTTCGCCGGCGTCAGCGCCGCCGACCTCGACCCCTTCGTCCACATGGACCAGATGGGCGAGGTCGAATACTCGCCCGGGGAGCCCCGGGGCACCGATTGGCACCCGCATCGCGGCTTCGAAACCGTCACGTACATGATCGACGGCCGGTTCGCCCATCAGGATTCGCATGGCGGTGGCGGTTTGATCGCCGACGGTGCCACCCAGTGGATGACTGCGGGCGCCGGGATCTTGCACATCGAGACCCCTCCGGCTGAACTCGTGGAAAGCGGCGGGCTGTTCCACGGGATCCAGTTGTGGGTCAACCTGCCCCGCAAGGACAAGTTCACGCAGCCGCGCTATCAGTCGATCGAGGGTCCCGCCGTGCGCCTTTTGTCGTCGGCCGACGGCGGGGCGCTGGTGCGCGTCATCGCGGGTGAGGTCGATGGCTGGGCCGGCCCGGGCGTGACGCACACCCCGATCACGTTGGCACACATCAGCATCGAGCCGGGCGCTCAGCTGAACCTGGCATGGCCACGCGACTACAACGCACTGGTTTATGTGCTTTCCGGTCGCGGCACGGTCGGTCCGGTCAGGAATCCGATCCAGCAGGGACAGCTTGCGGTGCTCGGACCGGGCGACCGCATCACGGTGGCCGCCGATTCCGGCCAGGACTCCAACCGGGGAGCCATGGAGGTTCTTCTGTTGGGCGGCAGGCCCATTCGTGAACCGGTCTTCCATTACGGGCCGTTCGTGATGAATTCCAAGTCCGAGGTGATCCAAGCGCTGGACGATTTCAACGCCGGCCGGTTCGGCGCTATCCCGCCCGGCGCGCTGATGCCGCACCGGGCCGGCCGCGGGTAG
- the ptsP gene encoding phosphoenolpyruvate--protein phosphotransferase produces MSTSSTPTSLGAGQVLTGVPVVPGVRYAPVIRPGRLPAIEDLDPGGELADDERDGEAARFTTAAATVAGRLRERAARATGAASEVLAATATLAQDRAWLGAAEKRIKEGAPAVRATAAAVDQFVDLFTTMGGLMAERVTDLRDIRDRVVAELSGLAEPGVPVPAQPAILCAEDLAPADTAGLDPTLVVGLATTLGGPTSHTAIIARQLGIPCVVAVHGLDDIPAGADVLIDGTHGTVSVSPDPAEAAAAVETADAAAAAMAGWTGPGATADGHPVSILANVQDGSAARSARETPAEGIGLFRTELCFLNRDTEPTVDEQASIYAEVLDAYAGCKVVIRTLDAGSDKPLKFVGHPDEANPALGVRGIRIEALHPEVLERQLDAIALAAERTGSAPWVMAPMIATPDEAKRFADRARQRGLVPGVMIEVPAAALLADHILAHVEFLSIGTNDLAQYTMAADRMSAELATLTDPWQPGVLTLVAQTARAGASRGKPVGVCGEAAADPLLACVLVGLGVTSLSAAAAAVTGVGAKLASVTLQQCRDAAEAVLTTASAAEARAAALAVLD; encoded by the coding sequence ATGTCCACCTCATCCACACCTACCTCACTCGGTGCCGGACAGGTCCTCACCGGCGTCCCCGTGGTCCCCGGTGTCCGCTACGCACCGGTCATCCGCCCCGGTCGCCTCCCCGCCATCGAGGACCTCGACCCCGGCGGTGAGCTTGCCGACGACGAGCGCGACGGCGAGGCGGCCCGGTTCACCACCGCGGCGGCCACGGTCGCCGGGCGGCTGCGGGAGCGCGCCGCCCGGGCGACAGGCGCCGCCTCGGAGGTGCTGGCCGCCACCGCGACGTTGGCGCAGGACCGCGCCTGGCTGGGGGCGGCGGAGAAACGTATCAAAGAGGGCGCGCCGGCGGTGCGCGCCACCGCCGCGGCGGTGGACCAGTTCGTCGACCTGTTCACCACGATGGGTGGGCTGATGGCCGAGCGCGTCACCGACCTGCGTGACATTCGCGACCGGGTGGTCGCCGAACTCAGCGGGCTGGCCGAGCCCGGCGTGCCCGTACCGGCGCAACCGGCGATCCTGTGCGCCGAGGACCTCGCACCCGCCGACACCGCGGGGCTGGACCCCACGCTCGTCGTCGGCCTGGCCACCACGCTCGGCGGGCCGACCAGCCACACCGCGATCATCGCCCGTCAGCTGGGTATCCCGTGCGTCGTGGCCGTCCATGGCCTCGACGACATCCCGGCCGGCGCCGACGTTCTGATCGACGGAACCCACGGCACCGTCAGCGTCTCGCCCGACCCGGCCGAAGCCGCCGCGGCCGTCGAGACCGCTGATGCGGCAGCCGCGGCGATGGCCGGCTGGACGGGCCCCGGCGCGACCGCCGACGGCCACCCGGTGTCGATCCTGGCCAATGTTCAGGACGGGTCGGCGGCCCGGTCCGCGCGGGAAACCCCGGCCGAGGGCATCGGGCTGTTCCGCACCGAACTGTGCTTCCTCAACCGCGACACCGAACCCACCGTCGACGAACAGGCCTCGATCTACGCCGAGGTGCTCGACGCCTACGCCGGGTGCAAGGTCGTCATCCGCACCCTGGACGCCGGATCGGACAAGCCGCTGAAGTTCGTCGGGCATCCCGACGAGGCCAACCCCGCGCTCGGCGTGCGAGGAATCCGGATCGAGGCCCTTCATCCCGAGGTGCTCGAGCGTCAGCTGGACGCGATCGCGCTCGCTGCTGAACGGACCGGCAGCGCGCCGTGGGTGATGGCGCCGATGATCGCCACCCCCGACGAGGCCAAGCGGTTCGCCGATCGGGCCCGCCAACGCGGCCTGGTCCCTGGCGTGATGATCGAGGTGCCCGCCGCCGCGTTGCTGGCCGACCACATCCTGGCCCATGTCGAGTTTCTCTCGATCGGCACCAACGACCTGGCGCAATACACGATGGCCGCTGATCGGATGTCCGCCGAACTGGCCACCCTGACCGACCCCTGGCAGCCCGGTGTGCTGACACTGGTCGCGCAGACCGCGCGCGCCGGGGCCAGCCGCGGCAAGCCCGTCGGGGTCTGCGGCGAGGCCGCCGCCGACCCACTGCTGGCCTGTGTCCTCGTCGGGCTGGGCGTCACATCGCTGTCCGCGGCCGCCGCCGCCGTGACCGGCGTCGGCGCCAAGCTCGCCTCGGTCACGCTGCAACAATGCCGCGACGCCGCCGAGGCCGTGCTGACCACGGCGAGTGCCGCCGAGGCCCGCGCGGCGGCGCTCGCGGTGCTGGACTGA
- a CDS encoding DeoR/GlpR family DNA-binding transcription regulator, whose protein sequence is MYPEERQQAIAARVLSQGRASVAELAQVYDVTTETVRRDLAVLDRAGVLRRVHGGAVPVRALHVVEPGVDEREATRADYKEAIARAAAEFLPLSGATVLFDAGTTTARVAGMLPADRELVAVTNSVPIAARLAALPAINLQLLGGRVRGLTQAAVGEPVLRALDTIRVDIAFIGANGITVRHGLSTPDSEEAAVKRAMVRCANYVVVLADSSKVGREEFVSFAPIDSVDALITDREISAADRAELAEQGIEVVVAKGES, encoded by the coding sequence GTGTACCCGGAAGAACGTCAGCAGGCGATCGCCGCCCGAGTGCTGTCCCAAGGACGCGCCTCGGTGGCCGAACTGGCCCAGGTCTACGACGTCACGACCGAGACCGTCCGCCGCGACCTCGCGGTACTGGACCGGGCCGGAGTGCTGCGGCGGGTGCACGGCGGCGCGGTCCCGGTACGCGCGCTGCATGTGGTCGAGCCTGGCGTCGATGAGCGAGAGGCCACCCGTGCCGACTACAAGGAGGCCATCGCTCGGGCCGCCGCCGAATTCCTTCCGCTGTCCGGTGCGACCGTGCTTTTCGACGCAGGCACCACCACCGCCCGCGTCGCGGGCATGCTGCCGGCCGACCGCGAACTGGTCGCGGTCACCAACTCGGTGCCGATCGCGGCCCGGCTGGCCGCCCTGCCAGCAATCAACCTGCAGCTGCTCGGCGGCCGGGTTCGCGGGCTCACCCAGGCAGCCGTCGGCGAACCGGTCCTGCGCGCGCTCGACACGATCCGGGTGGACATCGCGTTCATCGGGGCCAACGGCATCACCGTGCGCCACGGGCTCTCGACCCCCGACAGCGAGGAAGCAGCTGTCAAACGCGCGATGGTCCGCTGCGCCAACTATGTGGTCGTGCTGGCCGACTCATCGAAGGTCGGTCGCGAGGAGTTCGTCAGCTTCGCCCCCATCGATAGTGTCGACGCGCTGATCACCGACCGCGAGATCAGCGCCGCCGACCGCGCCGAGCTGGCCGAGCAAGGCATCGAAGTCGTTGTGGCAAAAGGGGAATCATGA
- the pfkB gene encoding 1-phosphofructokinase — translation MIVTVTPNPSIDRTVTLPAQLVRGAVHRVQSVTTEPGGKGVNVARALTLAGLDTVAVLPAARHDPIVAALESCGVPFYLVPIDGAVRTNLAITESDGTTTKINEPGAVIDVPALAAFTQAILDRAAGARWVVLSGSLPPGIPDGWYADVVAQLGSYDCKVAVDTSDAPLTALAAGFATAAPDLIKPNSEELASLVGVDAQELEDALAQGNPDPVVDAARQLLDRGAKTVLATLGAAGALLVNDTGSWLATPPPIKPRSTVGAGDSSLAGYVRADVGGAQAPQRLQMAVAYGSAAAALPGSALPSPAQIDLDDVAVTPISPYPAGSTRTATPPALP, via the coding sequence ATGATCGTCACCGTCACGCCCAACCCGAGTATCGACCGCACGGTGACGCTGCCCGCCCAGTTGGTGCGCGGCGCGGTGCACCGGGTGCAGTCGGTGACGACCGAACCAGGGGGCAAGGGCGTCAACGTCGCGCGGGCGCTGACGCTGGCCGGGCTGGACACCGTCGCGGTGCTGCCCGCCGCCCGACACGACCCGATCGTCGCGGCGCTGGAGTCGTGTGGTGTGCCGTTCTATCTGGTGCCCATTGACGGCGCAGTGCGCACGAACCTCGCGATCACCGAATCTGACGGCACCACAACGAAGATCAACGAGCCAGGCGCGGTGATCGATGTGCCCGCGCTGGCCGCGTTCACCCAGGCGATCCTCGATCGTGCGGCGGGTGCCCGCTGGGTGGTGTTGTCCGGGTCCCTGCCGCCCGGAATTCCCGACGGCTGGTACGCCGATGTGGTGGCCCAGTTGGGCTCCTATGACTGCAAAGTCGCGGTCGACACCTCCGATGCCCCACTGACAGCGCTGGCGGCGGGCTTCGCCACCGCCGCCCCCGACCTGATCAAGCCGAACTCCGAGGAGCTGGCCAGCCTGGTCGGTGTCGATGCGCAGGAGCTGGAAGACGCTCTGGCCCAGGGCAATCCCGATCCCGTCGTTGACGCTGCCCGACAACTGCTCGACCGTGGCGCCAAAACAGTGCTGGCCACACTCGGCGCCGCCGGCGCCCTACTGGTCAACGACACCGGCAGCTGGCTGGCCACGCCACCGCCGATCAAGCCAAGGAGCACCGTCGGCGCCGGCGACTCCTCTCTCGCGGGCTACGTACGCGCCGACGTCGGTGGTGCGCAGGCGCCGCAACGACTGCAAATGGCTGTCGCCTACGGCAGTGCCGCTGCGGCACTTCCCGGTTCGGCGCTTCCGTCGCCGGCCCAGATCGACCTCGATGATGTGGCGGTCACGCCGATATCGCCCTACCCCGCCGGATCCACGCGCACCGCAACTCCGCCAGCCCTTCCCTGA